One window from the genome of Pseudoliparis swirei isolate HS2019 ecotype Mariana Trench chromosome 24, NWPU_hadal_v1, whole genome shotgun sequence encodes:
- the arhgap19 gene encoding rho GTPase-activating protein 19 isoform X1: MAAGKDVDENAHNRRGPVCGMVIGHEASPGGSGAGPPPPVILDPDFFVEKLRHEKPDVFLELVLSNVTRLIDLPGGEFAQLLGEERPKTPTGGGGGGFFRSFNFLKRKDKGVVFGAPLTEAGVAQIYQLIEYLSQNLQVEGLFRVPGNSARQQALKELLNSGADVDLQSGAFHPHDVATLLKTFLGELPEPLLTQRHLHAHLKIADLRLLDAHGARTLLPHKERQVEALQLLLLLLPPVNRLLLRLLLELLHRTARQQLRNKMTAGNLALMFAPHVVWPRHMTATDLKDNLKKLNSSMAFLIKHSQKLFRAPGYLRDYAKVHFTGTTALQTKDDLEPLAPALKRPAAPEQYRSPAQQYTEEALKELFRHVHLNMPDSAKKKKLVRQLVKQTTSAPPPIEHHHQGAPAPSKKHLRSRSFGGLIKSSRRAANGGEAARTRLARRRHQGRKESRQRERRPARGERPAGRPPAGQEPPQRSEGLQASLPLCNQDAFLSCSGDLAVTS; encoded by the exons ATGGCCGCGGGTAAAGATGTGGACGAAAACGCACACAACCGAAG aggtcCAGTGTGCGGCATGGTGATCGGTCACGAGGCGTCCCCGGGGGGCTCTGGCGCCGGCCCCCCCCCTCCGGTCATCTTGGACCCGGACTTCTTCGTGGAGAAGCTCCGCCACGAGAAGCCGGACGTGTTCCTGGAGCTGGTGCTGAGCAACGTCACGCGCCTCATCGACCTGCCCGGGGGCGAGTTCGCCCAGCTGCTCGGCGAGGAGCGCCCCAAGACCCcgacgggcggcggcggcgggggcttCTTTCGCTCCTTCAACTTCCTCAAacgcaaag ATAAAGGAGTTGTGTTTGGAGCGCCGCTGACGGAGGCCGGCGTCGCCCAGATCTACCAGCTCATCGAGTACCTGAGCCAGA acCTGCAGGTGGAGGGCCTGTTCCGGGTCCCGGGGAACAGCGCCCGGCAGCAGGCCCTGAAGGAGCTCCTGAACAGCGGCGCCGACGTGGACCTGCAGTCCGGAGCCTTCCACCCCCACGACGTGGCCACGCTGCTCAAGACCTTCCTGGGGGAGCTGCCCGAGCCGCTGCTCACGCAGCGACACCTGCACGCGCACCTGAAGATCGCCG ACCTGAGGCTGTTGGACGCGCACGGCGCCCGGACGCTGCTGCCCCACAAGGAGCGGCAGGTGGAggcgctgcagctgctgctgctgctgctgccgccggtGAACCGGCTGCTGCTCCgcctgctgctggagctgctgcaccGCACGGCGCGCCAGCAGCTCCGCAACAAGATGACCGCCGGGAACCTGGCGCTCATGTTCGCGCCGCACGTCGTCTGGCCCCGACAC ATGACAGCCACGGACCTGAAGGACAACCTGAAGAAGCTGAACAGCAGCATGGCGTTCCTCATCAAGCACTCGCAGAAGCTCTTCAGG GCTCCAGGCTACCTGAGGGATTACGCCAAGGTGCACTTCACGGGGACCACGGCTCTGCAGACCAAG GACGACCTGGAGCCGTTGGCGCCGGCCCTGAAGCGGCCGGCGGCGCCGGAGCAGTACCGGTCCCCGGCTCAGCAGTACACGGAGGAGGCCCTGAAGGAGCTCTTCAGACACGTCCACCTCAACATGCCGGACTccgccaagaagaagaagctcgtCCGGCAG CTGGTCAAGCAGACGACCTCGGCCCCGCCCCCTATCGAGcatcaccaccagggggcgccggCTCCCAGCAAGAAACACCTGCGCTCCCGCTCCTTCGGGGGCCTCATCAAG AGCTCGCGGCGAGCAGCTAACGGGGGAGAGGCGGCTCGGACACGTCTCGCCCGACGCCGTCATCAAGGCCGGAAGGAAAGCCGACAAAGAGAACGGCGTCCTGCGAGGG GTGAGCGGCCTGCTGgacggccccctgctgggcaGGAGCCACCACAACGCTCTGAAGGTCTCCaag caTCCCTCCCCCTGTGTAACCAGGATGCGTTTCTCTCCTGCTCAGGAGATCTCGCTGTGACTTCCTAG
- the arhgap19 gene encoding rho GTPase-activating protein 19 isoform X2, whose amino-acid sequence MAAGKDVDENAHNRRGPVCGMVIGHEASPGGSGAGPPPPVILDPDFFVEKLRHEKPDVFLELVLSNVTRLIDLPGGEFAQLLGEERPKTPTGGGGGGFFRSFNFLKRKDKGVVFGAPLTEAGVAQIYQLIEYLSQNLQVEGLFRVPGNSARQQALKELLNSGADVDLQSGAFHPHDVATLLKTFLGELPEPLLTQRHLHAHLKIADLRLLDAHGARTLLPHKERQVEALQLLLLLLPPVNRLLLRLLLELLHRTARQQLRNKMTAGNLALMFAPHVVWPRHMTATDLKDNLKKLNSSMAFLIKHSQKLFRAPGYLRDYAKVHFTGTTALQTKDDLEPLAPALKRPAAPEQYRSPAQQYTEEALKELFRHVHLNMPDSAKKKKLVRQLVKQTTSAPPPIEHHHQGAPAPSKKHLRSRSFGGLIKRRARGEQLTGERRLGHVSPDAVIKAGRKADKENGVLRGVSGLLDGPLLGRSHHNALKVSKHPSPCVTRMRFSPAQEISL is encoded by the exons ATGGCCGCGGGTAAAGATGTGGACGAAAACGCACACAACCGAAG aggtcCAGTGTGCGGCATGGTGATCGGTCACGAGGCGTCCCCGGGGGGCTCTGGCGCCGGCCCCCCCCCTCCGGTCATCTTGGACCCGGACTTCTTCGTGGAGAAGCTCCGCCACGAGAAGCCGGACGTGTTCCTGGAGCTGGTGCTGAGCAACGTCACGCGCCTCATCGACCTGCCCGGGGGCGAGTTCGCCCAGCTGCTCGGCGAGGAGCGCCCCAAGACCCcgacgggcggcggcggcgggggcttCTTTCGCTCCTTCAACTTCCTCAAacgcaaag ATAAAGGAGTTGTGTTTGGAGCGCCGCTGACGGAGGCCGGCGTCGCCCAGATCTACCAGCTCATCGAGTACCTGAGCCAGA acCTGCAGGTGGAGGGCCTGTTCCGGGTCCCGGGGAACAGCGCCCGGCAGCAGGCCCTGAAGGAGCTCCTGAACAGCGGCGCCGACGTGGACCTGCAGTCCGGAGCCTTCCACCCCCACGACGTGGCCACGCTGCTCAAGACCTTCCTGGGGGAGCTGCCCGAGCCGCTGCTCACGCAGCGACACCTGCACGCGCACCTGAAGATCGCCG ACCTGAGGCTGTTGGACGCGCACGGCGCCCGGACGCTGCTGCCCCACAAGGAGCGGCAGGTGGAggcgctgcagctgctgctgctgctgctgccgccggtGAACCGGCTGCTGCTCCgcctgctgctggagctgctgcaccGCACGGCGCGCCAGCAGCTCCGCAACAAGATGACCGCCGGGAACCTGGCGCTCATGTTCGCGCCGCACGTCGTCTGGCCCCGACAC ATGACAGCCACGGACCTGAAGGACAACCTGAAGAAGCTGAACAGCAGCATGGCGTTCCTCATCAAGCACTCGCAGAAGCTCTTCAGG GCTCCAGGCTACCTGAGGGATTACGCCAAGGTGCACTTCACGGGGACCACGGCTCTGCAGACCAAG GACGACCTGGAGCCGTTGGCGCCGGCCCTGAAGCGGCCGGCGGCGCCGGAGCAGTACCGGTCCCCGGCTCAGCAGTACACGGAGGAGGCCCTGAAGGAGCTCTTCAGACACGTCCACCTCAACATGCCGGACTccgccaagaagaagaagctcgtCCGGCAG CTGGTCAAGCAGACGACCTCGGCCCCGCCCCCTATCGAGcatcaccaccagggggcgccggCTCCCAGCAAGAAACACCTGCGCTCCCGCTCCTTCGGGGGCCTCATCAAG cgCAGAGCTCGCGGCGAGCAGCTAACGGGGGAGAGGCGGCTCGGACACGTCTCGCCCGACGCCGTCATCAAGGCCGGAAGGAAAGCCGACAAAGAGAACGGCGTCCTGCGAGGG GTGAGCGGCCTGCTGgacggccccctgctgggcaGGAGCCACCACAACGCTCTGAAGGTCTCCaag caTCCCTCCCCCTGTGTAACCAGGATGCGTTTCTCTCCTGCTCAGGAGATCTCGCTGTGA